The Chryseolinea soli genome contains a region encoding:
- a CDS encoding DUF4134 domain-containing protein: protein MLSKTKTQIIFRKGKAFFVALTVYSLTYLQAYAQDGNAGINEANMRVRSYFDTGTNLMYAIGAVLGLIGAVKVYQKWNGGDPDTGRVAAAWFGSCIFLVVVATVLKSFFGV, encoded by the coding sequence TTCAGGAAAGGCAAGGCCTTCTTTGTGGCACTCACAGTCTATTCGCTCACTTACCTGCAAGCCTATGCACAGGATGGCAACGCGGGTATTAACGAAGCCAACATGCGCGTTCGAAGTTACTTCGACACGGGAACTAATCTCATGTATGCCATCGGTGCAGTACTCGGTCTCATCGGTGCTGTGAAAGTATATCAGAAATGGAATGGTGGCGATCCCGACACGGGCCGCGTTGCAGCCGCGTGGTTTGGCAGTTGCATATTCCTGGTGGTCGTTGCTACCGTGCTGAAGTCTTTCTTCGGAGTGTAA